A genomic stretch from Carbonactinospora thermoautotrophica includes:
- the cutA gene encoding divalent-cation tolerance protein CutA has product MAEEYLQVITTTDAKDAADQLARSIVEARLAACVQVLGPISATYWWEGKVESAEEWLLQMKTTADRYEALAEHIKTHHSYDTPEIVATPITNGSADYLSWVRAETRPRE; this is encoded by the coding sequence GTGGCCGAGGAATACCTTCAGGTGATCACCACCACGGACGCCAAGGACGCGGCCGACCAGCTCGCCCGCTCGATCGTCGAGGCGCGGCTCGCCGCGTGCGTGCAGGTTCTTGGCCCCATCAGCGCCACCTACTGGTGGGAGGGCAAGGTCGAGTCGGCCGAGGAGTGGCTGCTCCAGATGAAGACCACGGCGGACCGGTACGAGGCGCTCGCGGAGCACATCAAGACGCACCACTCCTACGACACGCCGGAGATCGTCGCGACCCCGATCACGAACGGCAGCGCGGACTACCTGTCCTGGGTTCGAGCGGAGACCCGCCCCCGCGAGTAG